One genomic region from Campylobacter concisus encodes:
- the purD gene encoding phosphoribosylamine--glycine ligase gives MNILIIGSGGREYAIALKLKKEKNINLYFAPGNGATSRLGENLKIKDFYELAKFAKQNDIALTIVGPEAPLSEGVVDIFKKEGLLIFGPSKAAARLEASKAYMKDFLARNNIKTARYLNTDDKEKAFKFIDTLSAPMVVKADGLCAGKGVIIANSKEEAKEAVSDMLSGASFGDAGKFVVVEEFLDGFELSFFAICDGENFVSLPVAQDHKRLLDNDEGPNTGGMGAYAPSPLASKELIKRVEEEVVKPTLKGMKNEGSPFCGVLFVGLMIVKNEPYVLEFNVRFGDPECEVLMPLIDGNLSEILLNAAKGELKPISLKDEFAVGVVMASKDYPYKSSPKAKISVLNDVKDVHIAYAGVSEQNGEIYADGGRVLVCVATAKSIKEARDRAYELCENVKFDGAHYRKDIAWQALK, from the coding sequence ATGAATATTCTCATAATAGGAAGTGGCGGCCGCGAATACGCCATTGCTCTAAAACTAAAAAAAGAAAAAAATATAAATTTATACTTTGCACCGGGAAATGGTGCGACCTCACGCCTTGGCGAGAATTTAAAGATAAAAGACTTTTATGAGCTTGCAAAATTTGCTAAACAAAATGATATTGCCCTAACTATCGTAGGGCCTGAAGCACCGCTTAGTGAAGGCGTAGTGGATATCTTTAAAAAAGAGGGCTTGCTTATATTTGGACCAAGCAAGGCAGCTGCTAGACTTGAGGCTAGCAAGGCGTATATGAAGGATTTTTTAGCTAGAAATAATATAAAAACCGCAAGATATTTAAACACAGATGATAAAGAAAAAGCATTTAAATTTATTGATACCTTAAGCGCGCCGATGGTCGTAAAAGCTGACGGACTTTGCGCTGGAAAAGGCGTTATAATCGCAAATTCTAAAGAGGAAGCCAAAGAGGCAGTTAGTGACATGCTAAGCGGAGCTAGCTTTGGTGATGCTGGTAAATTTGTGGTAGTTGAAGAGTTTTTGGACGGCTTTGAACTAAGCTTTTTTGCCATTTGCGATGGCGAAAATTTTGTAAGCTTGCCAGTGGCACAAGACCACAAACGCCTACTTGACAACGATGAAGGTCCAAATACTGGTGGCATGGGTGCTTATGCTCCAAGTCCACTTGCTTCAAAAGAGCTGATAAAAAGGGTCGAAGAAGAGGTTGTAAAGCCAACTTTAAAAGGAATGAAAAACGAGGGCAGTCCGTTTTGTGGAGTACTTTTTGTGGGACTGATGATCGTGAAAAATGAGCCTTATGTGCTTGAGTTTAACGTCAGATTTGGCGATCCTGAGTGCGAAGTATTGATGCCATTAATTGACGGAAATCTAAGCGAAATTTTACTAAATGCTGCAAAGGGCGAGCTAAAGCCTATTAGCTTAAAAGATGAATTTGCAGTTGGTGTCGTAATGGCTAGTAAGGACTATCCGTATAAAAGTAGTCCAAAAGCTAAAATTTCAGTTTTAAATGATGTAAAAGATGTTCACATCGCTTATGCTGGTGTTAGCGAGCAAAATGGAGAAATTTATGCAGATGGTGGCAGAGTATTAGTCTGCGTGGCCACTGCGAAGAGCATAAAAGAGGCACGTGATAGAGCTTATGAGCTTTGCGAAAATGTAAAATTTGACGGAGCACATTATAGAAAAGATATTGCCTGGCAGGCATTAAAATGA
- the guaA gene encoding glutamine-hydrolyzing GMP synthase: protein MNNTIIVLDFGSQYTQLIARRLREEGVYTEILPFNAKLSEIKAKEPKGIILSGGPASVYAKDAYFCDSGVFELNIPILGVCYGMQLLAHTHGAEVLAADQKEYGKAELNVIKEHELFKDTPSKQIVWMSHSDYVKDLPEGFEVIAISENSPYCAFGDDKRKFYAIQFHAEVQHSEYGTQILKNFAKYICGCESTWNMGSFAKNKIEEIRKTVGTHKVLCAVSGGVDSSVTAALLAAAVPENLILVFVDNGLLRTNEREQVEATFRTKLGVELVSIDASETFLGRLAGVVDPEKKRKIIGETFIEIFEQEAKKHGDVKFLAQGTLYTDIIESSVVGSSKTIKSHHNVGGLPDWMTFELIEPLREIFKDEVRKLGLELGLSRDLVFRHPFPGPGLAIRIMGEVNKPSLELLRKADVILRDELKSTGWYNKTWQAFCVLLNVNSVGVMGDNRTYENAVCVRVVDASDGMTASFSRLPYDLLENVSRRIINEVNGINRVVYDISSKPPATIEWE from the coding sequence ATGAACAATACGATTATAGTTTTGGATTTTGGTTCGCAATACACTCAGCTAATAGCTAGAAGGCTAAGAGAAGAGGGCGTCTACACTGAAATTTTGCCATTTAATGCAAAGCTTAGTGAGATAAAGGCGAAAGAGCCAAAAGGTATCATTTTAAGTGGCGGCCCAGCTAGTGTTTATGCTAAAGATGCTTATTTTTGTGATAGTGGTGTCTTTGAGCTAAACATCCCTATACTTGGCGTTTGCTACGGTATGCAGCTACTTGCTCACACACATGGGGCTGAGGTTTTAGCGGCTGATCAAAAAGAGTATGGCAAGGCCGAGCTTAACGTTATTAAAGAGCATGAGCTATTTAAAGATACACCTTCAAAACAAATCGTATGGATGAGCCATAGTGACTACGTAAAGGACTTGCCAGAAGGTTTTGAAGTGATCGCTATTAGTGAAAATTCGCCTTATTGTGCTTTTGGCGATGATAAACGTAAATTTTATGCAATCCAGTTTCACGCAGAGGTGCAACACAGCGAATATGGCACGCAAATTCTAAAGAATTTCGCTAAATATATCTGCGGTTGCGAGAGCACTTGGAATATGGGAAGCTTCGCTAAAAATAAGATAGAAGAGATAAGAAAAACAGTAGGCACTCATAAGGTACTTTGTGCAGTTAGCGGTGGCGTGGATAGCTCCGTGACTGCGGCACTTTTAGCGGCCGCCGTGCCTGAAAATTTGATCCTTGTCTTTGTTGATAACGGACTTCTTAGAACAAACGAAAGAGAGCAAGTTGAAGCTACATTTAGAACAAAGCTTGGCGTTGAGCTAGTTAGCATAGATGCGAGCGAGACCTTCCTTGGTCGCTTAGCTGGTGTAGTTGATCCTGAGAAAAAGCGCAAGATCATAGGTGAGACCTTTATAGAAATTTTTGAACAAGAGGCTAAGAAGCATGGCGATGTGAAATTTTTAGCTCAAGGCACTCTTTATACTGATATCATCGAAAGCTCCGTAGTTGGATCAAGCAAGACGATAAAGAGCCACCACAACGTTGGAGGCTTGCCTGATTGGATGACATTTGAGCTTATAGAACCGCTAAGAGAAATTTTTAAAGACGAGGTTAGAAAGCTAGGTCTTGAGCTTGGACTAAGCCGGGATCTAGTCTTCCGCCACCCTTTTCCGGGACCTGGCCTTGCTATCCGCATCATGGGCGAAGTAAATAAACCAAGCCTAGAGCTACTTCGCAAAGCTGATGTGATCTTGCGTGATGAGCTAAAAAGTACTGGTTGGTATAACAAAACTTGGCAGGCTTTCTGCGTACTTTTAAATGTAAATTCTGTCGGAGTAATGGGCGATAACCGCACCTATGAAAACGCTGTTTGCGTGCGCGTGGTAGATGCGAGTGATGGCATGACTGCAAGCTTTTCAAGGCTTCCTTATGATCTACTTGAAAACGTAAGCCGCCGCATCATAAACGAGGTAAACGGTATAAACCGCGTAGTTTACGATATCTCAAGCAAGCCACCTGCAACTATTGAGTGGGAATAG
- a CDS encoding YbgA family protein, with protein sequence MRHKDTKIECEELWAKNKYFVLSKSHKAYLEIRAYLREKEPDVLWINKKIQETRDMKESKKDFSNAILHIWGYFKKNASTVEKQALFDILNEYMEGKNNQDVVIEYINTLLKRYPNEYLEKSTFLTGEKYETMA encoded by the coding sequence ATGAGACACAAAGATACAAAAATAGAATGTGAAGAGTTATGGGCAAAAAATAAATATTTTGTACTAAGCAAATCGCATAAAGCATATTTGGAGATAAGGGCGTATTTGAGGGAAAAAGAACCGGATGTTTTATGGATAAATAAAAAAATACAGGAAACAAGAGATATGAAGGAGAGTAAAAAAGATTTTAGTAATGCCATTCTTCACATATGGGGATATTTCAAAAAAAATGCAAGTACAGTTGAAAAACAGGCATTATTTGATATATTAAATGAATATATGGAGGGGAAAAATAATCAAGATGTTGTAATTGAATACATTAACACTTTACTAAAAAGATACCCTAATGAATATTTAGAAAAATCAACCTTCTTAACAGGAGAAAAATATGAGACTATGGCATGA
- a CDS encoding uroporphyrinogen-III synthase, translated as MRKIYLISNTKTTDESIVNLSVSKIEFLKFELNLSGYDVLVATSKNAFNALKFNNIKAINLPVFAIANSCAAAAREFGFSEIYTGKNAHGDDFAREILLLLKGKKVLYLKGKDSASNFLEILQNGGVNIKAIVAYENVLNPCKMELKPPKNSILIFASPLNVKNFLNNFGWDESYQAISIGKVTAKELKFTEPIVSQSQDINACIALAKTLL; from the coding sequence TTGCGTAAAATTTATCTTATTTCAAATACAAAAACGACTGATGAGAGCATTGTAAATTTAAGCGTTAGCAAGATAGAGTTTTTAAAATTTGAACTAAATTTAAGCGGCTATGACGTGCTGGTAGCCACTTCTAAAAATGCTTTTAATGCATTAAAATTTAACAATATAAAAGCTATAAATTTGCCAGTCTTTGCCATCGCAAATAGTTGTGCGGCAGCCGCAAGAGAGTTTGGATTTAGTGAAATTTATACCGGAAAGAACGCTCACGGAGATGACTTCGCAAGAGAAATTTTGCTACTTTTAAAAGGCAAAAAAGTTCTTTATCTAAAAGGTAAAGATAGTGCTTCAAATTTCTTAGAAATTTTGCAAAATGGCGGCGTAAATATAAAAGCGATTGTCGCCTATGAAAATGTCTTAAATCCTTGCAAAATGGAGCTAAAACCACCAAAAAATAGCATTTTGATCTTTGCTTCTCCGCTAAATGTCAAAAATTTTCTTAATAATTTTGGTTGGGATGAGAGCTATCAAGCGATAAGCATTGGAAAGGTCACTGCAAAAGAGCTAAAATTTACCGAGCCAATAGTGAGCCAAAGTCAAGATATAAACGCCTGTATCGCGCTTGCCAAAACATTACTTTAA
- the nhaD gene encoding sodium:proton antiporter NhaD has protein sequence MRFFGLLGLFFAMAFGADGETAAIDLTTTWAGILSLIIFIVGYFFIAAEENFHIDKAKPAIFIGTFMFLLIGVYMLINGMDVHSLEHEVNHLILEIAQIVFFLMVAMTFIEALIERDVFNALKYNLVSKGYTYRKLFWLTGILAFFISPVADNLTTALILSTVLLTIDRNNTNFLVAGAINIVVAANAGGAWSPFGDITTLMAWAAGKAPFVDFFALFPASIVGWFVTAFLLSRVVPSTAPHFDVANEPKVVMKKGGKAVIFIGAFTIFCAVMMHQLFHLPAMWGMMFGFSLLSLYTYYFKKAHKSEEPMHVFHYMSKIENNTLFFFFGILAAVGALHFAGFLNYAVSLYDKFGSTAVNIGVGFLSAIVDNVPVMSAVLKANPAMGADAGEAMSQWLLVTLTAGIGGSMISFGSAAGVGVMGKLKGIYTFGAHMKYAWMVVLGYIVSIIVWYVQFEIFHIYF, from the coding sequence ATGAGGTTTTTTGGACTTCTAGGCTTGTTTTTCGCGATGGCTTTTGGTGCTGATGGAGAAACCGCAGCTATTGACTTAACTACTACGTGGGCAGGAATTTTATCACTTATAATTTTTATTGTTGGATATTTTTTCATAGCAGCAGAAGAAAATTTCCATATCGACAAAGCAAAACCTGCTATCTTTATCGGTACGTTTATGTTCCTGCTTATCGGCGTTTATATGCTTATAAATGGCATGGATGTGCATTCGCTTGAACATGAGGTAAATCACCTGATTTTAGAGATCGCTCAGATTGTATTTTTCTTGATGGTGGCGATGACTTTTATCGAAGCACTTATCGAAAGAGATGTATTTAATGCACTTAAATATAATCTCGTATCAAAAGGCTATACTTATAGAAAGCTGTTTTGGCTAACTGGTATTTTGGCATTTTTTATAAGCCCAGTAGCTGATAACCTAACAACAGCGCTTATTCTTTCAACCGTTCTTCTAACAATAGATAGAAATAATACAAATTTTTTAGTTGCTGGTGCGATAAACATTGTCGTTGCAGCAAATGCAGGTGGAGCATGGAGTCCGTTTGGCGATATCACTACGCTTATGGCTTGGGCTGCTGGAAAAGCACCATTTGTCGACTTTTTCGCACTTTTTCCAGCATCTATCGTAGGTTGGTTTGTAACGGCATTTTTACTTTCTCGCGTGGTGCCAAGTACTGCACCGCATTTTGACGTAGCAAACGAGCCAAAAGTGGTTATGAAAAAGGGCGGTAAAGCGGTTATTTTTATAGGTGCATTTACTATCTTTTGTGCTGTTATGATGCACCAGCTTTTTCACTTACCAGCGATGTGGGGAATGATGTTTGGCTTCTCACTACTTAGTCTTTATACTTACTATTTTAAAAAAGCTCACAAAAGCGAAGAGCCAATGCATGTATTTCACTATATGTCAAAGATCGAAAACAATACACTATTTTTCTTCTTTGGAATTTTAGCTGCAGTTGGCGCTCTTCATTTTGCTGGATTTTTAAATTACGCTGTATCACTTTATGATAAATTTGGCTCAACTGCTGTAAATATCGGCGTTGGCTTCCTTTCAGCGATCGTTGATAATGTTCCAGTTATGTCAGCTGTTTTGAAAGCAAATCCAGCAATGGGAGCTGATGCAGGCGAGGCAATGAGTCAGTGGCTATTAGTGACACTAACTGCTGGTATTGGCGGTTCGATGATCAGCTTTGGTTCAGCAGCTGGTGTTGGAGTAATGGGTAAATTAAAAGGAATTTATACCTTTGGCGCACATATGAAATACGCTTGGATGGTGGTTCTAGGATATATCGTATCGATCATTGTTTGGTATGTGCAGTTTGAAATTTTTCATATCTATTTTTAA
- a CDS encoding RDD family protein: protein MSMQIIEKLEKEEISLAPFSKRVLAYSIDECIVSFLFLIIYWDAFLSVMSYDEARNLTLNFFWQIVSLKIIYHAFFVWYYGASLGQMLTKTMCINVEILDRPNFISSLVRAIFRLVSEACFYLGFAWAFANPARQTWQDKIAKTVVINA from the coding sequence ATGAGTATGCAGATAATTGAAAAACTTGAAAAAGAAGAAATTTCGCTAGCGCCATTTTCAAAAAGAGTGCTAGCTTACTCAATTGATGAATGTATTGTTTCTTTTTTGTTTTTGATCATTTACTGGGATGCCTTTTTGTCGGTTATGAGCTATGATGAAGCCAGAAATTTGACCTTAAATTTCTTTTGGCAAATAGTCTCACTAAAGATTATTTATCATGCATTTTTTGTTTGGTATTATGGTGCGAGTCTTGGGCAAATGCTAACAAAGACGATGTGTATTAATGTAGAAATTTTAGATAGACCAAATTTTATTTCAAGCCTAGTAAGGGCGATTTTTAGGTTAGTTAGTGAAGCTTGTTTTTATCTTGGTTTTGCATGGGCATTTGCAAATCCAGCTAGGCAGACTTGGCAAGACAAAATAGCAAAAACAGTGGTGATAAATGCGTAA
- a CDS encoding TIGR02328 family protein: MRLWHEKLIHLLPKSQLLGQHRECCALRGNGWKKKHKTVDYVFTYSPYHLFIYHVLVMEEMEKRGYNVSVEWKDKNYRGRTAEKYNNLKEEIISSPIYKEHNIEYLADCIENLRNKGIHLKV; encoded by the coding sequence ATGAGACTATGGCATGAAAAACTTATCCACTTATTGCCCAAAAGTCAGCTGCTTGGACAACATAGGGAATGTTGTGCTTTGAGGGGCAATGGATGGAAAAAGAAACATAAAACTGTGGACTATGTGTTTACATATTCCCCGTATCATCTTTTTATTTACCATGTATTGGTTATGGAGGAGATGGAAAAAAGGGGATATAATGTTTCTGTGGAATGGAAAGATAAAAATTATAGAGGAAGGACGGCAGAAAAGTACAATAATCTTAAAGAGGAAATTATAAGCAGTCCAATTTACAAAGAGCATAATATTGAATATCTGGCTGATTGCATAGAAAATTTAAGAAATAAAGGTATACATTTAAAAGTATAG
- a CDS encoding LPS-assembly protein LptD → MRKILFLVPVCILNLSAAVQDVQLLADDVKQDKGIVTANKNVVVYSQDYLVTADCAVYDQNDSVIELFGNVNMMKGKSEVSRSNYAKLNLKNNDTAFESLFMMNKDMEVWMRSNESSSDSEYYRVKKAMVSSCNVQDPDWSITSSSAMLNKQSKFLHLFNPVFRIANVPVFYLPYFGFSTDTTRRTGLLPPELGYGKSEGFYYKQPIYFAPYNEWDFELDPQIRTNRGAGIYGAFRFTESPDSRGEISFGSFTDKNSYQAKQKGETSNKAELKNKTHKGIGLKYERDKLIRYLSEADLQEGIWIDATKLNDIDYLNLKGRDDDYDSLVTSKFNYFIANDDHYFGAYAKYYIDTEKIGSKNENKDTLQELPSLQYHKFTDNIVLPNILYSLDLQSHRYDRKIGVRATQYEFTLPASVHVPLLDDSLTFSFYEYLYASRINYENKINSFDDKREDKHTNFVNNYHKFTIHTDLAKAYESFYHTLNFGAEYLLPGYRKGNLDDEFIYDKNLNEYENFLTQGQSKEEISGYLTQYFFNSNGRKIIKHSISQGYYTKEDEYSNLKNAIYLYPFENLSLYNKLEYSHKSKELKKVQSGFSYTNDLFWLNMLHTMKKNDSKIKNSATKDSYFTSGLGVKLPHQYSLIGGWQYDIERSYTKSWRVGVLHQRKCWNYGIIYQQDVEPTTTINGSASTRKNGIYFTINFYPMGGLHYDFSQSSTKSSAN, encoded by the coding sequence ATGCGTAAAATTTTATTTTTAGTTCCGGTTTGTATTTTAAATCTAAGTGCAGCAGTGCAAGATGTGCAGCTATTAGCTGATGATGTGAAGCAAGATAAAGGCATTGTCACGGCCAATAAAAATGTTGTTGTGTATTCACAAGATTACCTTGTGACAGCTGATTGTGCAGTTTATGATCAAAATGATTCGGTTATCGAGCTATTTGGTAACGTCAACATGATGAAGGGCAAGAGTGAAGTCTCTCGCTCAAACTATGCAAAGCTAAATTTAAAAAATAATGACACTGCTTTTGAGTCGCTTTTTATGATGAATAAAGACATGGAAGTATGGATGAGAAGCAATGAAAGTAGCTCTGATAGTGAGTACTATAGAGTTAAAAAAGCGATGGTTTCAAGCTGTAATGTCCAAGATCCTGACTGGAGTATCACTTCAAGCTCAGCTATGCTAAATAAACAAAGCAAATTTTTACATCTTTTTAACCCAGTCTTTCGTATAGCTAATGTGCCAGTTTTTTATTTGCCATATTTTGGTTTTTCAACAGATACCACAAGAAGAACAGGTCTTTTGCCGCCTGAGCTTGGATACGGAAAATCTGAAGGTTTTTATTACAAGCAGCCGATTTATTTTGCACCTTATAATGAGTGGGACTTCGAGCTTGATCCGCAGATAAGAACAAACAGAGGTGCTGGAATTTATGGTGCGTTTAGATTTACTGAGTCGCCTGATTCAAGGGGCGAAATCAGCTTTGGCTCATTTACTGATAAAAACAGCTACCAAGCCAAGCAAAAAGGAGAGACTTCAAATAAAGCTGAACTAAAAAATAAAACACATAAAGGCATTGGACTAAAATACGAAAGAGATAAGCTTATAAGATACCTTAGTGAAGCTGATTTACAAGAGGGAATTTGGATAGATGCAACGAAGCTAAATGATATAGATTATTTAAATTTAAAGGGCAGGGATGATGATTATGATTCGCTTGTAACTTCTAAATTTAACTACTTCATCGCAAATGACGATCATTATTTTGGTGCTTATGCAAAATACTACATAGACACTGAAAAGATTGGCTCAAAAAATGAGAACAAAGACACGCTTCAAGAGCTTCCATCGCTTCAGTATCATAAATTTACAGATAATATTGTCTTGCCAAATATCTTATATTCACTCGATCTTCAGTCACATAGATATGATAGAAAGATAGGCGTTAGAGCGACTCAGTATGAATTTACACTTCCAGCTTCAGTGCATGTGCCACTGCTTGATGATAGCTTAACATTTTCATTTTATGAGTATCTATACGCTTCAAGAATAAATTACGAGAATAAGATAAATTCATTTGATGATAAAAGAGAAGATAAGCATACAAATTTTGTAAATAATTACCACAAATTTACCATTCACACTGATCTTGCAAAAGCGTATGAAAGCTTTTATCACACTTTAAATTTTGGAGCTGAATACCTACTGCCAGGCTATAGAAAAGGAAATTTAGATGATGAGTTTATCTATGATAAAAATCTAAATGAGTATGAAAATTTCTTGACTCAAGGGCAGAGCAAGGAAGAAATTTCTGGTTATCTGACTCAGTATTTCTTTAACTCTAATGGTAGAAAGATTATAAAACATAGTATTTCTCAAGGATATTACACAAAAGAAGATGAATATTCGAATTTAAAAAATGCTATCTATCTATATCCATTTGAAAATTTAAGCCTTTATAATAAGCTTGAGTATTCACACAAGAGTAAAGAGCTTAAAAAGGTACAAAGCGGATTTTCATACACAAATGATTTATTTTGGCTAAATATGCTTCATACGATGAAGAAAAATGATAGCAAAATAAAAAATAGTGCAACAAAAGATAGCTATTTTACCAGTGGTCTTGGAGTAAAATTACCTCATCAATACAGCCTTATTGGCGGCTGGCAATATGATATTGAGCGAAGCTACACAAAAAGCTGGAGAGTTGGCGTGCTTCATCAAAGAAAATGCTGGAATTACGGGATAATTTATCAACAAGATGTCGAGCCAACAACAACAATAAACGGCTCAGCATCAACTAGAAAAAATGGTATTTATTTCACGATAAATTTCTATCCAATGGGCGGTTTGCACTATGACTTTTCGCAAAGCAGTACAAAATCGAGTGCCAACTAA
- a CDS encoding cupin domain-containing protein, whose translation MSQIYSLDKDTSIVEKSVVSKRLFQNKNASVDIYAFDEDEELDHEMLFCDSLAWVVEGGASLYYGEKQIHICNEQACLIEKKVWRKLVFNEPTKYISIDFKEDLMIDHLPKAAIFSLVDAVEYEKGKIVSKTLVKNENGSMSLLSFDTDQELSTHAAPGDALLIALDGEMKLTIGDEHFDIKKGDTIVLPGKIPHGLKIKDKFKMLLIVTKDKM comes from the coding sequence ATGAGTCAAATCTATAGTCTAGACAAAGACACAAGTATAGTAGAAAAAAGCGTCGTTAGTAAAAGGCTCTTTCAAAACAAAAACGCAAGCGTCGATATATACGCATTTGACGAGGACGAGGAGCTAGATCATGAGATGCTGTTTTGCGACAGCCTCGCATGGGTTGTGGAGGGTGGTGCTAGCCTATACTACGGCGAAAAGCAGATACATATATGCAATGAGCAAGCTTGCCTGATAGAGAAAAAAGTGTGGCGCAAGCTAGTTTTTAACGAACCAACGAAATATATTTCAATTGATTTTAAGGAGGATTTAATGATAGATCATTTACCTAAGGCAGCTATTTTTAGCTTAGTTGATGCAGTGGAATACGAAAAAGGCAAAATCGTGAGCAAAACGCTCGTAAAGAACGAAAACGGCTCAATGTCATTACTTAGTTTTGACACAGACCAAGAGCTCTCAACTCACGCAGCTCCAGGCGATGCACTACTTATCGCACTTGATGGCGAGATGAAGCTAACTATTGGTGATGAACATTTTGATATCAAAAAAGGCGATACCATAGTGCTTCCAGGCAAAATACCACACGGATTAAAGATAAAAGATAAATTTAAAATGCTCTTAATCGTTACTAAAGACAAAATGTAA
- a CDS encoding multidrug effflux MFS transporter produces the protein MKKENSKLFLLLFLGALSAFGPFVTDLYLPALPAITEWFKTSVTATQLTITTSMAGLAIGQLIVGPISDKFGRKLPLTISLIVYTISTIFIFFAQNIQFFIFMRIIQGLASAGSLVISRAVVSDLYKGHEMTKFFSLMMVVNGLAPILSPIGGSLLLKFTDWRGIFMALTIIGILLFIANFYFKESLSQSNRLKMPLLVTYSVFGKILRKKKFMLFVSIQTFAMGAMFAYIASSSFIFQEFYSLSPVSYSFCFASNGLGLVIGARLASLLNERKALKTGLFGTLFASVFIAFMLCFKFEVIGIIIAFFLLLLFTGFVLPTASSLAMNEGREYAGSASAILGFCPFFLGGVVSPLVGLGDIFYSTSIVILACTLLALISFFRLKRVA, from the coding sequence ATGAAAAAAGAAAATTCCAAACTATTTTTATTGCTATTTTTAGGTGCTCTCTCTGCCTTTGGACCATTTGTGACAGATCTTTATTTGCCAGCACTTCCGGCTATTACTGAGTGGTTTAAAACAAGCGTTACAGCTACACAATTAACGATCACGACATCGATGGCAGGCTTAGCCATAGGTCAGCTCATAGTTGGTCCAATAAGCGATAAATTTGGCCGAAAATTGCCCCTTACCATCTCGCTCATCGTCTATACTATAAGCACTATTTTTATATTTTTTGCACAAAATATCCAGTTTTTTATCTTTATGAGAATTATTCAAGGGCTTGCAAGTGCCGGCAGCTTAGTCATCTCAAGGGCTGTTGTGAGTGATCTTTATAAGGGTCATGAAATGACTAAATTTTTTAGTCTTATGATGGTTGTAAATGGTCTTGCTCCGATACTCTCGCCAATTGGTGGCAGCTTGCTACTTAAATTTACCGACTGGCGTGGTATCTTTATGGCACTTACTATCATTGGTATTTTGCTTTTTATAGCAAATTTTTATTTCAAAGAGAGCTTAAGTCAGTCAAATCGCTTAAAAATGCCTTTGCTAGTGACTTATAGTGTTTTTGGCAAAATTTTAAGAAAGAAAAAATTTATGCTTTTTGTAAGCATTCAGACATTTGCGATGGGTGCGATGTTTGCCTATATAGCGTCATCTTCGTTTATATTTCAAGAATTTTATTCTTTAAGTCCAGTAAGCTATAGCTTTTGCTTTGCTTCAAATGGTTTAGGACTTGTTATAGGAGCAAGGCTTGCTAGTCTTTTAAATGAGAGAAAAGCGCTCAAAACTGGACTTTTTGGCACCTTGTTTGCTAGCGTTTTTATTGCTTTCATGCTTTGTTTTAAATTTGAAGTGATCGGCATCATTATCGCATTTTTCTTATTACTTCTTTTTACAGGATTTGTCTTGCCAACTGCTTCATCGCTAGCCATGAATGAAGGCAGAGAATACGCAGGCTCAGCCTCAGCGATACTTGGATTTTGCCCATTTTTTTTAGGTGGCGTAGTCTCTCCGCTAGTTGGGCTTGGTGATATATTTTATTCGACTTCTATTGTTATTTTAGCTTGCACATTACTTGCGTTGATATCATTTTTTAGGTTAAAAAGAGTTGCGTAA